A DNA window from Ostrea edulis chromosome 5, xbOstEdul1.1, whole genome shotgun sequence contains the following coding sequences:
- the LOC125651373 gene encoding uncharacterized protein LOC125651373, with product MRAERVLKDFGSSSEDTVLENEYVLARNFMIINTKIDNGQRVGSLLNLKLRHIKNAEVKGSCHVCVCVIAAHKAGHISSVTLVFMEGRCRQMQIPEGERQAAWLHQLPGGKLCFCLPNLPRQNNPSAHEHLRHGQSNQVYMKGGRHRERHLEKKREKGDRHLGTILNNLNKNIRMEL from the exons ATGAGGGCAGAGCGCGTGTTAAAAGACTTTGGTTCTTCCTCCGAAGACACGGTGCTGGAAAACGAGTACGTGCTTGCACGGAACTTTATGATCATCAACACCAAGATCGATAACGGTCAGAGGGTCGGGTCGCTGCTCAACCTGAAACTGAGGCACATCAAGAATGCAGAGGTGAAGGGGAGCTgtcacgtgtgtgtgtgtgtg ATCGCAGCTCACAAGGCAGGGCACATCTCGTCGGTGACTCTTGTCTTCATGGAAGGACGCTGCAGGCAGATGCAGATTCCTGAAGGGGAGAGACAGGCTGCCTGGCTACACCAGCTCCCTGGAGGGAAACTCTGCTTCTGTCTTCCTAACTTACCCCGACAGAACAACCCCTCAGCCCATGAACACCTCCGCCATGGACAAAGCAATCAAGTCTATATGAAAGGCGGCCGACATAGGGAAAGACATCTCgagaaaaaaagagagaaagggGACCGCCACCTCGGtacaattttaaacaatttgaacaaaaacaTAAGAATGGAACTATAA